A segment of the Cololabis saira isolate AMF1-May2022 chromosome 3, fColSai1.1, whole genome shotgun sequence genome:
TACCCACGGAAGTTACCCAGTGTGTTAACCAATCATCATCACTTTCTCTGTAAGATTCATGTTAGTCTGAGAGCTCACTTCCACGCTCTTTTGCTGCTGCTTGTTTTGGTAGGACTAGGAGGAGGAATCGGATTGTAAAGAAACTACCGAAAATAACGGAACTAACGCAACTAACGGACCAATTTAATTCATAATAACGATAACGCCCCTACCAAAtgggaaaagtaatgcgttacgtTAGAATTTAGAGAGAAAACTAATTTCGTTACTAACGTAACGGGAAAATACTCGTTAGGTCCCAACACTGTATATGTCCCACTGGAAAAGCTGTTGTCGGTGACAACAGACGTCATTCAGGCTTCCTCACCCACTGCAGAGGTGACAATGACCTTCCTAAGTTACTTCATTACCACTGCATCATCCGCCAGCAGGCAATATGTGCAAAAGTTGTGAATCTCATCAACAGCATCCGCTGGAGCGTGCTCATTCCTGCCAGGCCGAAGATTCACCTCATGAAAGGCCTTGATGTGTTTCCCTTTGTATGTCTTGCATAGAACTCTCAACCTACACTGGGCGGCCTGGTGATTGCGGCCACAACGCCAGGTGAGGGGTGTCATCTCGACAAATCCCTCTCCATACCTCCATTCAGTCTCCTCTATCATAGCAGGGGGGCCTGCAGGGTAACTGACAGCCTGTGGGAGGGTGCACCCTTCATAATCTTCCATCCATCTTGATTGTTGCATTCGTCGGTGTGGACACTTGGGGGAACATAAGCCATTATCACTTTGTAATGACCTTATCCGTCTCCAAGGACCATATGTTTTGGAGGCTTAATGATTAACAGTTGTACACTGGCTTTCTCTGTATTTTAATCGTGAAGCGCGTGTCAAGACTTAAAGAGGCAGGCGGTTGTCAGTTGTATTTACAGTTCTTTAATCAAGTCTAGAGAGTGCACTTACAGATGTGGTGGGTGTGTTTGGTTCTGGAATAAACCATAGAATTATATAAATCAATAAACAGCAATAAACATATGGTGCAGGGGTTCTGATGGAAACAGTGACAGACATGTACAGACTCAACTATcagtccaacagagacagtttctctgacaggaggagactcttgagactgaactcaacacagagacactgaagaaccAGAACAGAATGCGAACCCAGgatagagaggttcagtgaatgtggtgttgaCGGTGTGGAGGtagatcagtctgtcagaggagatgctgtagaaggacagagttccagcaggaacgtccacataCACTGCTATtctgtcagagactgaggaagaggaggaggaagatgttaGTCTGTTATTGTGCCAGACACGGTACCGACCATCATCAgaacagtccagactccaggaatgatcgttctCTCCAAACCTACAGTCTCTACAGTATCCTTTCcttctgattcttctgtaactcactgatatcTCAACTCTTCCTCTCCACTGGaactcccagtaacagcgacccgtcagaacttctctacacagcagctgacaacagtaatcaaacctgtctggatgatcaggatatgactgataGACCTCCACatacatcatcttcctgttgttgtcagacagttggatttttttgttgactgtgtttgtgtcaatggtgagttgacaggaatctgaaggagagaacaaacaacccagctgcagttattattgatctgtgattgatcattgatggactcatgaatgagtgacgtgtcagtgtgaagatggatgaatgtgtgaatgaaatagaaacacacttacacttcctcagacctggtgtcaaccatcgttgtccagcaggctccaccctgaaaggaggaggggggtcagaccagcacagtCTCTTCGggcaaacatggacattaaatggctctcacacactgatgaaggaacagtccaacacttggacagatgcactcgaatgcagcatctctgaagCCTGCCATGTGGTCGTCACGTTCCAGCACAGTTTGAACACATTCTTTTCATTGAATTTCATCTTTGCTGATTcaggagcaggaggagaccatgtcatggatgagtgaaggtgcagttgttattgtgctgtgatgggcctgaaaaccacactgctgtggttctgggatgtttACTGGGTCAAGAACGGCTCAGAGTTGTGAACTGCATCTATCAGttctgctgcagcaccagatgagctgcagcagctccatgagCTGAAAGATCTCTGCTCAAAGTTTCATGGAAAGAATCAGACATATGGTTTGTAACAAAAGGCCAACAGCTGTAAGGAACAGGGTGGGAAGAGGGATGTATAAAACATGTGTCACAAGTTAAAACCTACTAGCTCGTGAAATAGGAAATAACCCTGACCTGaaaggtatgtgtgtgtgtgtgtgtgtgtgcgtgcgtgtgtgcgtgcgtgcgtgcgtgcgtgcgtgcgtgaatgcgtgcgtgtgtgtgtcaaactaaaacaaacaacaaaaaacaccgGCACCGTTCAACAATAACAGAACCTGTCCACTCACCTGCTGGCAACGGCCAGCATGGTCGTTGGCCGGTACAGCCGAAGTGAGGTGCTGGTTAGGTTCAGTTCAGGTGCGGGTATCCAATCCCGCTCCGGATTCTTTTTATTACGTTGTcagttttatgctttttttcttcccgtAGGTGTTTTTATATGTCCATATCTATGTCGCTGCACATCTCCGACGCCGCACGCGTCTCAATCAATAACATTCCACAATACACGAAGCTCTGCTCCTCTCAATACGTTCACAACTATCAGCTACCGAGAGACAGCGCTATCCCACGGCAACCCATCTCCTGACGCTCCGGTTAAGTATTGGCCTCCGTAATGTACCGTCGTTAGTGACTCCCGAACCGCATACCACACAAACACGCCAGACGCCACCTGGTTCAAACAATTGTCCTGCACCTTCGTCGCCATGCGATGACGTCATATAGCCGCGCGACGTTGTGACGTATAGATACAGTGCCAaaataataactgaaaataaacaaacagtgtATGCAGGGTGTGTGAAGATAGGTGTGAGCCCTATAATGCCCAATATCCTAACACATGTAAATGCAGATGAAAGTGTCAAATATCTTTTGTAATGAGAGCCACAAAGATGATGTCCACAACAACTCCATGAAGAGTCCAGCACACTGATGACGTTCTGTCTtcatacctgagagtgtccagtctccagcaGGGATCCTTcagtccagcagacaaaagCTTCACTGCTGTCgctcctggatggttgtagctcaggtccagatctctcaggtgggaggggttggaggtcagagctgagaccaaagaagcacagccttcctctgagatcagacagcctgacagcctgcagacacacaacacacacacacacacacacacacacacacacacacacacacacacacacacacacacacacacacacacacacacacacacacacacacacacacacacacacacacacacacacacacatgcagaaactctgagagaactgctctgagactaaagctgactctgtcctcgtgttcacctgatgatggtgctgaaggaaaagtcagaggatcagcagaaacacatcaacaatctttcaatatcaaccacagttctaacggtcaacagttgaacacttggtggattctgacctgagagactccaggtgacagtgtggactctccagtccaggacacagcttcttcagtcctgaatcctgcaggtggttgttactcaggtccagttctgtcagactggaggactgagagctgagaactgaggacagatctgcacagatgtcctctgagaggttacagtcACTCAATCTGCAGATGAGATTAAAGAAAAATGATTAGGTTATTAAAAGTTGATTGTCatttaacaaagaaataaacGATATAGTAACAATGAATACTGATTATTTCAACTAATTATCAATAAGTATTGATCCTAGTGATCTCTGCAGTTCTCTTCTAACGTTTCCTGAGATTAATCATTGATGGGAACTGGTTCCACATGAACCTGAACTTAGTTGAATAGTGAATTTAACGGGTTTCCTCTGTTGTGCCACcactcatgtgttcatgtgaactctgaacctataaatgtttatgaacattttgtgaacatggtattcaactttaaagtCGGTTCAACCCAAaatccgctttaatgtgcctcttAAAATGGCCGCCTTGACAACTACAAGACCAGCGTGCCTTGGAGGGGGGGGTGCCTGAAGCGGCGCGCGTCCAATCACTGGCTGGCGCTGGATACGTCACGCAGCTCCGCTTCTCCCACAGCTTCACTCTCTTCTCCTCAACCTTTCATCTGAGCAGCTGGCCCCCTCTTGGCTCCGCGCCAAAGACCacgtccccccccccctgcagaTCCAGAGCGCCTCTCCGGCTCTCACCTCCCACTAACTCTCTTTCCCAGTCCAGCGACCAGGACAGACACGTGTCGACCAGCGCATCTGGACCACCTCTCCCAAGTTTCCTgagagctggaaagggggggagCCGCTTCGAAGCCTGGAGTGTCCAGCGGAGCATAAGACCCGTTACCACGGAGCGCACTGCGCTCCTGAGCTTCCTCTCTTTCTAACTTCCCTCTCCGCTCTGAGTTTCTCTTGCAAGGGAACCGCATCCTCCGGTCAGCCTGCCCAGCTCAgaccgagacgcatcccgccgccCGATGTCCGTGACGCCCACGCGCTAATCAGCCCAGATGGGAGCCCGCACGTCCGACGAAGTGGACCAGCCCTGCGCGCACCGAGACGACGTGACTAGGCTCCGTGACCGGGAGGGGGACCACCGGCTGCTGCCACGCTGCACCAccgtcctttttttaaatttcagagtcggaaggagaagagagagagacggaATACCGCTTGGACTGAAAGCTCCGACGGAAAGAACCCCGGCAGAAACCCTGATCAGCACCCGGCgacccagaggagacgtgaggttTTATGAGTTCTGGGGATCAGTGTAGTCTAGAGCGGTTCAGAGCTAAATTTATGTTTGATGAAATTATTGTATGCATATTACTGTTGTTTGTTCATTTTgtggcgccgtttcgccagttgatcacggtttaaataCCGTGATCGCCATCCTGTCTGATTGCACGTGGTGTGACGAGAgccccgccatctttaaataccggCCACGTGCAGCCAAATGTTTTGAACCGTAGATGATTGTTGGATCGTGTTTATTATCgttttgatttcttttacattccatgcatttaagtttcatttttattgttgtggtttTTCTTGTTAGTGACGATTTTATGTTATCGTAGTGTGCCATCGGAATTTATTTGGGTATCGCTTTACATCTGCTtggtacccgtatgtaaataaattctgattgattttaatgagaagttgttttttttttcatactaaATTTTggtcacaatggctgtttgacagagctagagCCGAAATAACGCCTTCAATCTATATTCTGTAAGTGATAATAGTAAGATTTGCTATTCTGCAGAATAATTTCTATTTCTGAGACTGAttcctgctgttaaaagttatcatCTTTTCTGGTTAAGGCCCAGATGGTGCCCTTGCaaatttaaatcattttgataaCTCAATTTGAtagtctactttattaattattaataattgttgaataaaattattaataacctttTGATAACGGAACAGCCCGCTACCCTGTGGCACAACACCTCCTAGAACACAACATGTGATTGTAATtaaaacagatgtgtccgtgttcgtccttacacaactttcttggaggctttgaccaccggcagcagcctccggagaacctcctctgaagctgagtatttcttcaggtcaaacacctccagatcttctgatgacagtaagatgaaacccagagccgaccactgagcaggagacagtttatctgtggagaAACGTCCTGACCTCAGGTACCATTGGACCTCCTTCACCAGAGAACCagcgttcagttcattcagacagtggaacaggttgatgcttttctctgcagacagatccttactgatcttcttcttgatgtatttatctatttcctgattgttctgtgaacttctttgttttggttccaacagaccttgtaggagagtctgattggtctccagtgaaagacccaggaggaagcggaggaacaagtccaggtgtccatttggactctgtaaggccttgtccacagcactctGATGGAGGTCAGTCTCTGCTCTTGTTTTAAACCACCAGGAGGTGTTCttttgttcctccagcaggttgactccagacttgatgaaggtctgatggacatgaagagcagccagaaactcctgaacactcagatggatgaagcagaagacccgGTCCTGGTACAGggtgctctcctctctaaagatctgggtgaacactcctgagtacagtgaagcctctctgacatcgatgccacactctctcaggtctgattCATAGAAGATTAGGTTTCCTTTCttcagctgctcaaaagccagttttgcCAGAGACTCCatcatcttcctgctctctggactccagtgtggatccgtcccAGCTCCTCCATCATATTTGatcttcttcagtttggcctggaccaccaggaagtggatgtacatctcagtcagggtcttgggcagctcccctccctctctggtctccaggactttctccaggaccgtagcagtgatccagcagaagactgggatgtggcacatgatgtggaggcttcgtgatgtcttgatgtgggagatgatcctgttGGTCTGCTtctcttctctgaacctcttcctgaagtagtcctccttctgtgggtcagtgaatcctctgacctctgtcaccatggagacacactcaggagggatctgattggctgctgcgggtcgtgtggtgatccagagacgagcagaaggaagcaggttccccctgatgaggtttgtcagcagcacatccactgaggtggactctgtaacatcagtcaggacctcattgttgtggaagtccagaggaagtcgactctcatccagaccgtcaaagatgaacaagagctggaactcttcaaagctgcagatttctctggtttcagtgaagaagtgatgaacaagttccaccaagctgaactttctctctttcagcacattcagctctctgaaggtgaatggaagcaggaactggatgtcctggttggctttgccttcagcccagtccagagtgaacttctgtgttaggactgttttcccgatgccggccactcccttcgtcatcactgttctgattggttcatctcttccaggtgggagtttaaagatgtcttcctgtctgatggttgtttctgctctgtgtggtttcctggatgctgcttcaatctgtctgacttcatgttcatcgttgacgtctccagtccctccctctgtgatgtagagctctgtgtagatctgcttcagaagggttgggtttcctgctttaacaatcccctcaaacacacaccggcacttcttcttcagcttagacttcagccgctttttacaaactgcagcaaaagaaccttaataaaagtggaaaacaaaatgcaattcGTTTTTATACAGTTCATCTTAATTCTCCTAAAGAATCAGGATGTGAACCGACACTGATCAACTCTAACATTACGATGAGCTGTACAATATTGAGTAGAATCACTTTTACcaccaaaacacctctgaacattcaggacgtggaagtgacaagaacatctgggGGTCCTGGAGTTCCTAGTACCAGGATGTTAGCAGTACAGCCCTGACGGGTCATGGGTTTGTGGGTTGTTGTGTTCTAGTTATTGTTGTGGTGTCTGTGAAGTGGATTTTCCAGGTTTAGGACTTGAAAACACCAGTTGATCTGATCAACTAATCTGTAGAACCATCAAGACAGTCTGGAACTCAACAGGATTCCTGGAAGAGGAAAACCAGGACTAAAATCTTCCAGTTATCTTGTGGTGTTGATCGTTTAAACATATTTATGCTGTCCTGTACAGGGAGGGTTCTACTCTAGGGGGGGGTGATACCATGTGGGGGCAAATGTTAtggctgatctgtgaatgttgttAATCTCCTGAGGCATTCTGGGTCATTTATCCAGAAGCTTTAATGTTCAGAGAAATCCTCTTACTTCTCTGCAGacgctcagccagctcctcctgcttcattctcctcaggaagttcactgtgatcttcacaaacgcctctctgctgctcctctgctcttcatcctcaccctCAAACAGATGCCctagggattctgggtaatctggactcagaccccTCTGGAGCTTCTTCAGCTCGTtcttcacaaacatgacaatgttgtcctccagcagctggaacagaagaccacatgaaggacacaatcagactgaaaccactgagacaaacatcagacccatgttggacagactgacagtcctctggtctccagagaccagcatggagacaaacatcagactcATGTTGGACGGACTGACAGTcccctggtctccagagaccagcgtGGAGACAAccatcagacccatgttggacagactgacagtccactggtctccagagaccagcatggagacaaacatcagatccatgttggacagactgacagtccactggtctccagagaccagcatggagacaaacatcagatccatgttggacagactgacagtccactggtctccagagaccagcatggagacaaacatcaacagaacaggtggagaagcagttgttgttcatgtacagaccagaaatatggagtccagctgtgtctgatgctgctggacagacggaccgcTGGGAGAGTCTGAGCTCTGTTGatccactctgtggaggaaccaggaataattagctcacatcatgtctgtcctcacagagacaaacacaagctgaaggtccatgaagtcctgtttggatgaggacagtccatcagaggactggtggtggtgaatgtttactagtcctgctgatccaccGAGAACGTACATGTGACCTCAGGTAGAGCTCTGCTCATTCACATATTCACAAGATCCAGTTCTGCTCCAAGAAAAGTTACGAGATCAAGAAGACGGACAACTGTTGGAGACATAAAGCAGCTgatgaactctggatcatcatcagtatCAGTCCTATGGAAGGTAAGACCTCCAGATGTGTCGACCAGAGGAAAAAACTCATGACAGGAGATGAAGATCTatgaggaggaagctcagatcaccatcaggtgatggaggaccacaggggTCCAGGACTACATGGATCTAGTCAGGAAGAAACATGTGGACATTTCCTAACATGAGGACTGATCTAAATACATTGAATGCGTTTAAACacatctcacctctctgaagaagaatgttggtctcctttaaagttaaTTACCCAGTCCCTTGACcggtcgctcttcaaggacaaacagctggATTCATGTTCAAGAGAGTCTCCTTTCTGATGGATCCTGATAGAAGACAAAAGTTCAAAATGTACATATTCtatttatatgaaaaagaagTTGTACAGATCAAAATATTTAGtctttttaaaaagtattaaacagAAATCATTGGCAGAGTTTGGATATACTCACCTATTTACAGCAGAACGTTGCTCTCCTTTAAAGAGAATTCTCAAGTCTTTTGATCGgtcactcttcaaggacacacagctgggtccaggtccaggtccaggtccaggtccaggtccaggtccaggtccaggtccaggtccaggtctaggtccaggtccaggttgattcctgtaataatgaggtttggtgatgtgagtcttgatctctgacatgcagaagagtcagggacagttagagatgctcatctcacctctgagctttgctccgactctcatgttccccacacagagaggttttagagggaggaactccctcctctccgtcctcacactgatccattctgctgaattcacgtccacatcagctcacacacacaccttcatctgcagaggaaacacacatcactggtgCTGCACACAGATCAACTGATCCTGCTCTGGTTTGTTCctctcttttgttcttttttgctTCTACTGAGCAGTAGAGGTCACTTGGCGCTATTTTAATTTTAGTGTCTTTCGTATCCTTCAAATGTTGGAAAGGATCCCCAAGTAATCAGCCTGTCCTCCACCAAGTCAGTCCACCAGGATTTACATAACATGACGTCGTCACATCAGATGTTGGCTACGCCCACTGATAGTAATCAACAGGCTAACAACTTTACATCAGTTGGGCCGGAGGATAGCATACTGTTGACGTCTGCAGCGGCCTCAATTTTAGATCGTATTACAGCCTCaaattttttctcccttctttttcaACACATCAATGTGTCATGAAGTCACAGCCAaagaaaatattaaattaaGTTAACAGCTATGAGACAAAACTTGCggattctcacacacacacattcagcaTTTCTCAGTCATTacaagatttaaaaataaaggcaaaTTATTTTGACAATTTCTATTAAGATGTGGAACCGTTCGTTGCAGCCCAAACGTaaatttcactttaaataaatccgttcaggctgcagtggaagcgcttgtatgacttgcatgtagattcttcaggtctggacattta
Coding sequences within it:
- the LOC133440755 gene encoding NLR family CARD domain-containing protein 3-like; protein product: MFVKNELKKLQRGLSPDYPESLGHLFEGEDEEQRSSREAFVKITVNFLRRMKQEELAERLQRSSFAAVCKKRLKSKLKKKCRCVFEGIVKAGNPTLLKQIYTELYITEGGTGDVNDEHEVRQIEAASRKPHRAETTIRQEDIFKLPPGRDEPIRTVMTKGVAGIGKTVLTQKFTLDWAEGKANQDIQFLLPFTFRELNVLKERKFSLVELVHHFFTETREICSFEEFQLLFIFDGLDESRLPLDFHNNEVLTDVTESTSVDVLLTNLIRGNLLPSARLWITTRPAAANQIPPECVSMVTEVRGFTDPQKEDYFRKRFREEKQTNRIISHIKTSRSLHIMCHIPVFCWITATVLEKVLETREGGELPKTLTEMYIHFLVVQAKLKKIKYDGGAGTDPHWSPESRKMMESLAKLAFEQLKKGNLIFYESDLRECGIDVREASLYSGVFTQIFREESTLYQDRVFCFIHLSVQEFLAALHVHQTFIKSGVNLLEEQKNTSWWFKTRAETDLHQSAVDKALQSPNGHLDLFLRFLLGLSLETNQTLLQGLLEPKQRSSQNNQEIDKYIKKKISKDLSAEKSINLFHCLNELNAGSLVKEVQWYLRSGRFSTDKLSPAQWSALGFILLSSEDLEVFDLKKYSASEEVLRRLLPVVKASKKVVLSDCNLSEDICADLSSVLSSQSSSLTELDLSNNHLQDSGLKKLCPGLESPHCHLESLRLSGCLISEEGCASLVSALTSNPSHLRDLDLSYNHPGATAVKLLSAGLKDPCWRLDTLRVEPAGQRWLTPGLRKYSCQLTIDTNTVNKKIQLSDNNRKMMYVEVYQSYPDHPDRFDYCCQLLCREVLTGRCYWEFQWRGRVEISVSYRRIRRKGYCRDCRFGENDHSWSLDCSDDGRYRVWHNNRLTSSSSSSSVSDRIAVYVDVPAGTLSFYSISSDRLIYLHTVNTTFTEPLYPGFAFCSGSSVSLC